One genomic window of Luteitalea pratensis includes the following:
- a CDS encoding DUF1552 domain-containing protein, translating to MMPTPTPAPSRRHFLRGVGVALALPWLESMPALAQAATAKGAAAVGPPLRLGIVYFSNGVEPAHWWAKGSGATMELGPGLTPMLPHRDDMVFIRGLYSQSALSSTSPHLGRMNLLSGAPVSLDPDVIRVGTSMDQVIAGAIGDRTAVPSLVLGIEPNELRLEDGLSMVYGSSLSWVSPTRPATKEIYPARTFDRLVGDGTGRALDRSILDAVQDEARGLGPRVSRDDHHKLGEYFEGIRDIEKRIERASKEERLEGWRPTLAQPDMPRPKHELPQDVPAHMKLMLDLVVLAFQMDKTRVATIMLNNDLSQMNFRFVEGVQGALHLDLTHNGRVASKEAMYLKTNQFHLAQFAYITERMKSISEGESTLLDNSILMCASSLFDGDLHSAEQLPVLLTGKGQGTLRTGRILDYMDKGDANRKVCSLHLSLMDRMGVRLDGFGDASSRLEEL from the coding sequence ATGATGCCCACACCAACCCCCGCTCCATCGCGTCGTCACTTCCTGCGTGGTGTCGGCGTCGCGCTCGCGCTGCCCTGGTTGGAGTCGATGCCGGCGCTGGCTCAGGCCGCGACCGCGAAGGGCGCCGCCGCCGTCGGGCCGCCGTTGCGTCTGGGGATCGTCTACTTCTCAAACGGCGTCGAGCCGGCGCATTGGTGGGCGAAGGGCAGTGGGGCAACGATGGAGTTGGGCCCCGGGCTGACGCCGATGCTGCCGCACCGCGACGACATGGTCTTCATCCGCGGCCTGTACAGTCAGTCCGCGCTGTCCTCGACGAGTCCGCATCTCGGGCGTATGAACCTGCTGTCGGGCGCGCCGGTCAGCCTGGATCCCGACGTCATCCGCGTCGGCACGTCGATGGATCAGGTGATCGCCGGAGCCATCGGCGATCGCACGGCGGTGCCCAGCCTGGTGCTCGGTATCGAGCCGAACGAGTTGCGCCTCGAGGACGGACTCTCGATGGTGTATGGCTCCAGCCTCTCGTGGGTCTCGCCGACCAGGCCGGCGACCAAGGAGATCTATCCCGCGCGCACCTTCGACCGGCTCGTCGGCGACGGCACCGGACGCGCGCTCGATCGCAGCATCCTCGACGCCGTGCAGGACGAGGCACGCGGCCTCGGCCCACGTGTGAGTCGCGACGATCATCACAAGCTCGGTGAGTACTTCGAGGGCATCCGTGACATCGAGAAGCGCATCGAGCGGGCCTCGAAAGAGGAGCGTCTCGAGGGGTGGCGGCCGACGCTGGCACAGCCCGACATGCCGCGTCCGAAGCACGAACTGCCGCAGGACGTGCCCGCGCACATGAAGTTGATGCTCGACCTCGTCGTGCTCGCGTTCCAGATGGACAAGACTCGCGTCGCGACGATCATGCTCAACAACGATCTGTCGCAGATGAACTTCCGCTTCGTCGAAGGCGTGCAGGGCGCGTTGCACCTCGATCTCACGCACAACGGGCGCGTGGCGAGCAAGGAGGCGATGTACCTCAAGACGAACCAGTTCCACCTGGCGCAGTTCGCGTACATCACCGAGCGGATGAAGTCGATTTCCGAGGGCGAGTCGACGCTGCTCGACAACTCGATCCTCATGTGCGCGTCCAGCCTCTTCGACGGCGACCTGCACAGTGCCGAGCAACTCCCGGTGCTGCTGACCGGCAAGGGACAGGGCACGCTCCGCACTGGCCGCATCCTCGACTACATGGACAAGGGCGACGCCAACCGCAAGGTCTGCAGCCTGCACCTCTCGCTGATGGACCGCATGGGCGTCCGCCTGGACGGCTTCGGTGACGCGTCGTCAAGGCTCGAGGAGCTCTAG
- the proC gene encoding pyrroline-5-carboxylate reductase, giving the protein MPCFRSGATDAGPSFDQRLPETDVILICVKPKQAAEVVDALRRGGVRRDTLLVSILAGVTIARFEQLLDVPTPWVRAMPNTPCVVGAGMTVVAPGTHATDTHLQLAERIFSSVGRCRIVDESYCNAVTALSGSGPAYMYLMMEAMADAGVRVGLPRDLALQLVAQTMLGSARMVLERNRHPASLRDNVTTPAGCTIGGVLMLEDGKIRSVLARAVEEATRIVEQLGRPGK; this is encoded by the coding sequence GTGCCGTGCTTCCGCAGCGGCGCCACCGACGCCGGCCCCTCGTTCGACCAACGCCTGCCCGAGACCGACGTCATCCTGATTTGCGTCAAGCCGAAGCAGGCCGCCGAGGTCGTGGATGCCCTGCGGCGCGGCGGCGTGCGTCGCGACACGCTGCTGGTGTCGATCCTCGCCGGCGTCACCATCGCACGTTTCGAGCAGTTGCTCGACGTGCCGACGCCATGGGTACGCGCCATGCCCAACACGCCCTGCGTGGTTGGCGCGGGCATGACCGTCGTTGCACCGGGTACGCACGCGACCGATACGCACCTGCAGCTTGCAGAGCGGATCTTCTCGTCCGTCGGCCGATGCCGGATCGTTGACGAGTCCTACTGCAATGCCGTCACGGCGCTGAGCGGCAGCGGGCCGGCGTACATGTACCTGATGATGGAAGCGATGGCCGACGCCGGCGTCCGTGTCGGCCTGCCGCGGGATCTCGCGCTGCAGCTGGTGGCGCAGACCATGCTCGGCTCGGCGCGGATGGTGCTCGAGAGGAACCGGCACCCGGCGTCATTGCGCGACAACGTGACCACGCCGGCCGGCTGCACGATCGGCGGCGTACTGATGCTCGAGGACGGCAAGATTCGCTCGGTGCTCGCCCGCGCCGTCGAAGAGGCCACCCGCATCGTCGAGCAGCTGGGGCGGCCTGGTAAGTAA